One Deinococcus sp. LM3 genomic region harbors:
- the meaB gene encoding methylmalonyl Co-A mutase-associated GTPase MeaB, producing the protein MPAAPHPLTLPLLSGNRRALAKAITLSESTRPEHEAQAQALLSEVLPRAGRSVRIGLTGVPGVGKSTFIEALGVRLADAGHRVAVLAVDPSSARTGGSIMGDKTRMPRLTVHPNAFIRPSPSGGTLGGVARRTREAVTLCEAAGYDVILVETVGVGQSETQVAAMTDLFVLLTLPNAGDELQGIKRGIMELADVCVVNKADTNPQAAVRAQTELRTALTLLTPHDAPWRPVALRASALTGEGLDGVWDAVEAYREAVDLRVKRQGQAAQWFDELLREAAWRAFQTGLDPARLQGLRAEVAEGRLTAVQGVAALLGGPAPTPRS; encoded by the coding sequence GTGCCCGCCGCTCCGCATCCCCTGACCCTGCCGCTCCTGTCGGGGAACCGGCGGGCGCTGGCGAAGGCGATCACGCTGTCCGAGTCCACGCGGCCCGAGCATGAGGCACAGGCGCAGGCACTCCTCTCGGAGGTGCTGCCGCGTGCGGGGCGGTCGGTACGGATCGGCCTGACGGGCGTGCCGGGCGTGGGCAAGAGCACGTTCATCGAGGCGCTGGGCGTTCGACTGGCCGACGCGGGGCACCGGGTGGCGGTGCTGGCGGTGGACCCCAGCAGCGCCCGCACGGGCGGGAGCATCATGGGCGACAAGACCCGCATGCCCCGGCTGACGGTGCATCCGAATGCCTTCATCCGCCCCAGCCCGAGCGGGGGCACGCTGGGCGGCGTGGCGCGCCGCACGCGGGAGGCGGTCACGCTGTGCGAGGCGGCCGGGTACGACGTGATCCTGGTCGAGACGGTGGGTGTGGGTCAGAGTGAAACGCAGGTGGCGGCCATGACCGACCTGTTCGTGCTGCTGACCCTCCCGAACGCGGGGGATGAGTTGCAGGGTATCAAGCGCGGGATCATGGAACTCGCGGACGTGTGCGTGGTGAACAAGGCCGACACGAACCCGCAGGCGGCGGTGCGCGCCCAGACGGAGTTACGGACGGCGTTGACGCTGCTCACGCCGCACGACGCGCCGTGGCGGCCGGTGGCGCTGCGGGCGTCCGCGCTGACGGGTGAGGGCCTGGACGGGGTGTGGGACGCCGTGGAGGCCTACCGCGAGGCGGTCGATCTGCGCGTGAAACGCCAGGGGCAGGCGGCGCAGTGGTTTGACGAGCTGCTGCGCGAGGCGGCGTGGCGGGCGTTCCAGACGGGCCTCGACCCGGCGCGGCTGCAGGGGCTGCGCGCGGAAGTGGCGGAGGGTCGCCTGACGGCGGTGCAGGGCGTGGCGGCGCTGCTGGGTGGCCCTGCCCCTACTCCCCGGAGCTGA
- a CDS encoding DNA-3-methyladenine glycosylase produces MTAPLPPAHFNGNPVQIARNLLGGTLIRHLPDHEGTVGISLMGTIVELEAYDCPRDPACTAGRFHAARSADMAVRPGQWLFWTAHGHPLLQVACREQGVAASVLIRALQPTHGLAQMLNFRPVTRERDLTNGPAKLVYALGLDPAQITGRPVNAPELHLLPPPAPLPDEQVEVTARIGIREGRNLPWRFTIRGNPWVSPATPSMDLSVSSGE; encoded by the coding sequence ATGACCGCCCCCCTGCCGCCCGCCCATTTCAACGGGAATCCCGTGCAGATCGCCCGGAACCTGCTGGGCGGCACCCTGATCCGCCACCTGCCCGACCATGAGGGCACGGTGGGAATCAGCCTCATGGGCACCATCGTGGAACTCGAAGCCTACGACTGCCCCCGCGACCCCGCCTGCACCGCCGGACGTTTCCACGCCGCCCGCAGCGCCGACATGGCCGTGCGGCCCGGCCAGTGGCTGTTCTGGACCGCGCACGGCCATCCGCTGCTTCAGGTCGCCTGCCGCGAACAGGGCGTGGCCGCCAGCGTCCTGATCCGCGCCCTGCAACCCACCCACGGCCTGGCTCAGATGCTGAACTTCCGGCCCGTCACCCGCGAACGGGACCTGACGAACGGCCCCGCCAAACTGGTCTACGCCCTGGGCCTGGACCCCGCGCAGATCACCGGGCGGCCCGTGAACGCCCCGGAACTGCACCTGCTGCCACCCCCCGCCCCCCTGCCGGACGAGCAGGTGGAGGTCACGGCCCGCATCGGTATCCGCGAGGGTCGCAACCTCCCGTGGCGCTTCACCATTCGCGGCAACCCCTGGGTGTCGCCCGCCACGCCCAGCATGGACCTGAGCGTCAGCTCCGGGGAGTAG
- a CDS encoding BCCT family transporter, producing MPTRLPDVPTAATLTLEVHSVVLSLSMAIIAVCVLWGLLNPDGFGAAATAAMTFTTESFGWYYLLAVLAFLIFCVYLAFSRHGSVKLGRDDAEPEFSRSSWFAMLFSAGMGIGLVFWGVAEPVSHYLTPPGNVEAQTADAARTALKYSFFHWGLHPWAIYSVVALSIAYFSFRRGEKALISRTFRPLLGDRVEGPIGKLIDVLAIIATVFGVAASLGFGAVQINSGLNSAFGLSVGVPTQLTIIGVVTVLYLISASTGLTRGIQILSNTNMVLAALLMLAVFVLGPTRFLLETFTTSVGGYAQDLVNMSTRLTPFSGNTWVGGWTLFYWAWWIAWAPFVGLFIARISRGRTIKEFVTGVLLVPSLVSFAWFSVFGGSALQKSLAGDGAVMAATKADVSTALFALLGHFPLSGVLVVLATLLIASFFITSADSATYVLGSLSSEGSENPSGRVKLGWGVLQSLIAVALLLSGGLSGLQNASIVAALPFSVIMLGMCVSLMRALQSENRTPRPASAAPSPTDPVTPPNH from the coding sequence GTGCCCACCCGACTCCCGGACGTCCCGACTGCCGCGACCCTGACCCTGGAGGTTCATTCCGTGGTTCTGTCCCTTTCCATGGCGATCATCGCCGTCTGCGTGCTGTGGGGCCTGCTGAATCCCGACGGATTCGGCGCCGCCGCCACGGCCGCCATGACCTTCACCACCGAGAGTTTCGGCTGGTACTACCTGCTGGCCGTGCTGGCCTTCCTGATCTTCTGCGTGTACCTGGCGTTCAGCCGTCACGGGAGCGTGAAGCTGGGCCGGGACGACGCGGAACCCGAGTTCAGCCGCTCCTCGTGGTTCGCCATGCTGTTCAGTGCCGGCATGGGCATCGGGCTGGTGTTCTGGGGCGTGGCCGAACCCGTCTCGCACTACCTGACCCCACCCGGCAACGTGGAAGCGCAGACGGCCGACGCGGCCCGCACGGCCCTGAAGTACTCGTTCTTCCACTGGGGCCTGCACCCCTGGGCGATCTACAGCGTGGTCGCCCTGAGCATCGCCTACTTCTCGTTCCGGCGCGGCGAGAAGGCCCTGATCAGCCGCACCTTCCGGCCGCTGCTGGGCGACCGGGTCGAGGGTCCGATCGGGAAACTGATCGACGTGCTGGCGATCATCGCGACCGTGTTCGGCGTGGCCGCCTCGCTGGGTTTCGGGGCGGTGCAGATCAACAGTGGCCTGAACAGCGCCTTCGGCCTCAGCGTGGGTGTGCCCACGCAACTGACGATCATCGGGGTGGTCACGGTCCTGTACCTGATCAGCGCCTCGACCGGGCTGACGCGGGGCATTCAGATTCTCTCGAACACCAACATGGTCCTGGCCGCGCTACTGATGCTGGCCGTGTTCGTGCTGGGCCCCACGCGCTTCCTGCTGGAGACCTTCACCACCAGTGTCGGCGGGTACGCGCAGGACCTCGTGAACATGAGTACCCGCCTGACCCCGTTCAGCGGGAACACCTGGGTGGGCGGCTGGACGCTGTTCTACTGGGCGTGGTGGATCGCCTGGGCTCCGTTCGTGGGCCTGTTCATCGCGCGCATCTCGCGCGGGCGGACCATCAAGGAGTTCGTGACCGGCGTGCTGCTGGTGCCCAGTCTGGTCAGTTTCGCGTGGTTCAGCGTGTTCGGTGGCAGCGCCCTGCAGAAATCCCTCGCCGGTGACGGCGCCGTCATGGCCGCCACGAAAGCAGACGTGTCTACCGCGCTGTTCGCGCTGCTGGGGCACTTCCCGCTGAGCGGCGTGCTGGTCGTCCTGGCGACCCTGCTGATCGCGTCGTTCTTCATTACCAGCGCCGACTCGGCCACGTACGTGCTGGGCAGCCTGTCCAGCGAGGGCAGCGAGAACCCCAGCGGCCGCGTGAAGCTCGGCTGGGGTGTGTTGCAGAGCCTGATCGCGGTGGCGCTGCTGCTCAGCGGCGGCCTGAGCGGGCTGCAGAACGCCAGTATCGTGGCGGCCCTGCCGTTCAGCGTGATCATGCTGGGCATGTGCGTCTCGCTGATGCGCGCCCTGCAGAGCGAGAACCGCACGCCCCGCCCCGCCAGCGCGGCCCCCTCCCCCACCGACCCGGTAACCCCACCCAACCACTGA
- a CDS encoding DUF5698 domain-containing protein, with the protein MEGLTLDMLLGALLIFALRIVDVSLGTLRIGMLVRGKRRLAGVLSFFESLIWLVAAAQVLGKLESPIQFVAYAGGYATGTMLGANIERWLAVGKVVLRVIVPVSAPDVQDALRQAGFFVTTVNASGRDGEVRVMFSVIARKKLRAALRVIEGTYPKAFITVEEVTTAQLQEVATREDRLSRRFRMIRK; encoded by the coding sequence GTGGAAGGCCTGACCCTGGACATGCTGCTGGGCGCACTGCTCATCTTCGCCCTGAGAATCGTGGACGTCTCGCTGGGCACGCTGCGTATCGGGATGCTGGTGCGCGGTAAACGCCGACTGGCGGGCGTGCTGAGTTTCTTCGAATCGCTGATCTGGCTGGTCGCGGCCGCGCAGGTGCTGGGCAAACTCGAGAGCCCCATCCAGTTTGTCGCGTACGCCGGCGGGTACGCCACCGGCACCATGCTCGGCGCGAACATCGAACGCTGGCTGGCGGTCGGGAAGGTCGTGCTGCGCGTCATCGTGCCCGTCAGCGCCCCGGACGTGCAGGACGCGCTGCGGCAGGCCGGATTCTTCGTGACCACCGTGAACGCCAGCGGCCGCGACGGCGAGGTCCGCGTGATGTTCAGCGTCATCGCCCGCAAGAAACTCCGCGCCGCGCTGCGCGTCATCGAGGGCACCTACCCCAAGGCGTTCATCACGGTCGAGGAAGTCACCACCGCGCAGCTTCAGGAGGTCGCCACCCGCGAGGACCGCCTGTCACGGCGCTTCCGGATGATCCGGAAATAG
- a CDS encoding ATP-binding cassette domain-containing protein — MIHVEHLHKTFTTRTGRFLSAGRRTHEAVRDVSFHIPRGEIVGYLGPNGAGKSTTVKILTGLLVPDSGVVTVGGLTPWQDRRRHVARLGAVFGQRTTLWWDLPVIESLRLLRHVYRIPHARWQENLDTFTDLLDLGPFLHTPARALSLGQRMRADLAAALLHDPELLFLDEPTVGLDVVAKERLREFIAHVGRERGVTVLLTTHDLGDVQRLAGRVLIIDHGQLLFDGQLAHLQARYGSHRELHVEFSEPVPDASVPGLTLLSSDAGRATYAFTGAAADPIARVTAHAPVRDLTVREPDIEATIRRIYEGDLLRAGVR; from the coding sequence ATGATTCACGTCGAGCACCTGCACAAGACCTTCACCACCCGCACCGGCCGCTTCCTGAGCGCGGGGCGGCGCACGCACGAGGCCGTCCGGGACGTGTCCTTCCACATTCCGCGCGGCGAGATCGTCGGGTACCTCGGGCCGAACGGGGCGGGCAAGAGCACCACCGTCAAGATCCTCACCGGCCTGCTCGTGCCCGACAGCGGCGTGGTCACGGTGGGCGGCCTGACGCCCTGGCAGGACCGCCGCCGCCACGTCGCGCGGCTGGGGGCGGTGTTCGGGCAGCGCACCACCCTCTGGTGGGACCTGCCGGTCATCGAGAGCCTGCGCCTGCTGCGGCACGTGTACCGCATTCCGCACGCCCGCTGGCAGGAGAACCTGGACACCTTCACGGACCTGCTGGACCTCGGGCCGTTCCTGCACACCCCCGCCCGCGCCCTGTCGCTGGGCCAGCGGATGCGCGCCGACCTGGCCGCCGCGCTGCTGCACGACCCGGAGCTGCTGTTCCTGGACGAACCCACCGTCGGCCTGGACGTGGTCGCCAAGGAACGCCTGCGTGAATTCATCGCGCATGTGGGCCGCGAGCGCGGCGTCACGGTGCTGCTCACCACCCACGACCTGGGCGACGTGCAGCGCCTCGCCGGGCGGGTGCTGATCATCGACCACGGGCAACTGCTGTTCGACGGCCAGCTGGCGCACCTGCAGGCGCGGTACGGCTCGCACCGCGAACTGCACGTGGAGTTCAGTGAACCCGTCCCGGACGCCAGCGTGCCGGGCCTGACCCTCCTGAGCAGCGACGCGGGCCGCGCCACCTACGCCTTCACGGGCGCCGCTGCGGACCCCATCGCCCGCGTCACCGCGCACGCTCCCGTCCGCGACCTGACCGTGCGCGAACCGGACATCGAGGCCACCATCCGCCGCATCTACGAGGGCGACCTGCTGCGCGCCGGGGTACGGTAG
- a CDS encoding ABC-2 family transporter protein: MADLKWHLSLYARLLGAQIRSQGAHRTSFLLDALGSLLITAAEFAALALVLPRFGGLGGWSFAEICLLYGLAELAFVLMDILFGGFDAPNLSAHVRSGSFSTFLLRPAPLTLQVFASDFALRRLPRVLLAAAIVGYGLMHAPLAASPETAALLLASVLGMICFFGGLFVIGGTLTFWTVDSVEAMNVLTYGGRTLISYPMDIYGAWLRRIFTYLIPAAFLSYLPALHLLGRPLPDGLPEGAALLGPLAGPLVLAGAFAFWRVGVRHYQGTGT; encoded by the coding sequence GTGGCTGACCTGAAATGGCACCTGAGCCTGTACGCGCGGCTGCTGGGCGCGCAGATCCGCTCGCAGGGCGCGCACCGCACCTCGTTCCTGCTGGACGCGCTGGGCAGCCTGCTGATCACCGCCGCCGAGTTCGCCGCCCTGGCGCTGGTTCTGCCGCGCTTCGGCGGGCTGGGCGGCTGGAGCTTCGCGGAGATCTGCCTGCTGTACGGCCTCGCGGAACTCGCGTTCGTCCTGATGGACATCCTGTTCGGGGGTTTCGACGCGCCCAACCTGTCCGCGCACGTCCGCAGCGGTTCGTTCAGCACCTTCCTGCTGCGTCCCGCCCCGCTGACGTTGCAGGTGTTCGCGTCGGACTTCGCGCTGCGCCGCCTTCCGCGCGTGCTGCTCGCCGCCGCCATTGTCGGGTACGGCCTCATGCACGCGCCGCTGGCCGCCAGCCCGGAAACGGCCGCGCTGCTGCTCGCCTCGGTGCTGGGCATGATCTGCTTCTTCGGCGGGCTGTTCGTCATCGGCGGCACCCTGACGTTCTGGACGGTGGACAGCGTCGAGGCCATGAACGTCCTCACCTACGGCGGCCGCACCCTGATCAGCTACCCCATGGACATCTACGGCGCGTGGCTGCGCCGCATCTTCACGTACCTGATTCCCGCCGCGTTCCTGTCGTACCTGCCCGCCCTGCACCTGCTTGGCCGCCCCCTGCCCGACGGTCTGCCCGAGGGGGCCGCGCTGCTCGGGCCGCTGGCTGGGCCGCTCGTGCTGGCCGGGGCCTTCGCGTTCTGGCGCGTCGGCGTGCGGCACTACCAGGGCACCGGGACATGA
- a CDS encoding ABC-2 family transporter protein produces the protein MTTMPAPPMGGCLSRLSRLALPWAVARLGFRRQFAYPQAALWGLITNAFFGLLRVAVLLALFGTRPQVAGYTPQDAITYTGLTQAFIMAFSLFGWFDFMRAVHRGEVTSDLLRPASLLGFWAAQDAGRALGQLVLRGLPMLLIFQVIWGLNWPPGPLAWAQVILSVLLAWALGFLFRFLVNCAAFWSPDAVGFGRFAWALLGLGCGFLMPLAFFPEGFRAALAWTPFPGMLNTTLELWVGVTTGGAAWAALGAQLGWTLALLLTCQFTLRAGLRRLEVAGG, from the coding sequence ATGACCACCATGCCTGCCCCCCCCATGGGGGGCTGCCTTTCACGTCTGTCCCGGCTGGCGCTGCCCTGGGCGGTGGCGCGGCTGGGCTTCCGGCGGCAGTTCGCGTACCCGCAGGCGGCGCTGTGGGGCCTGATCACCAACGCGTTTTTCGGGCTGCTGCGCGTCGCGGTGCTGCTGGCACTCTTCGGCACCCGCCCGCAGGTGGCCGGGTACACCCCGCAGGACGCCATCACGTACACCGGCCTGACCCAGGCGTTCATCATGGCCTTCAGCCTGTTCGGCTGGTTCGACTTCATGCGCGCCGTCCACCGGGGCGAGGTCACGTCCGACCTGCTGCGCCCCGCCAGCCTGCTGGGCTTCTGGGCCGCGCAGGACGCCGGGCGGGCGCTGGGACAGCTGGTGCTGCGCGGCCTGCCGATGCTGCTGATCTTCCAGGTCATCTGGGGCCTGAACTGGCCGCCCGGCCCGCTGGCGTGGGCGCAGGTGATCCTGAGTGTCCTGCTGGCCTGGGCGCTGGGGTTCCTGTTCCGCTTTCTCGTGAACTGCGCGGCGTTCTGGTCGCCGGACGCCGTGGGCTTCGGGCGCTTCGCGTGGGCGCTGCTGGGTCTGGGCTGCGGGTTCCTGATGCCGCTGGCGTTCTTCCCGGAAGGTTTTCGCGCGGCGCTGGCCTGGACGCCGTTTCCGGGCATGCTGAACACCACCCTGGAACTCTGGGTGGGCGTCACCACGGGTGGCGCGGCGTGGGCGGCACTGGGCGCGCAACTGGGCTGGACGTTGGCGCTGCTGCTGACCTGCCAGTTCACGCTGCGCGCGGGCCTGCGGCGGCTGGAGGTCGCCGGTGGCTGA
- a CDS encoding DUF937 domain-containing protein: MMDIFNMLGGMGQAQQTVARQTGASPDQTQAAMQAALPLLLGALTRNATQPGGLDALSGALNRHDGSALDAFTQGQAPDTQDGQKILGHVFGGQQTQAAQAVSRRAGIDPQMAMQIMSMLAPLVLAYLSRQKQGQGTQGGGADLGSVLGGLLGGGAAGGLGGMLGGMLGGGAQPQAQTGRAPASTGGDLGGLLGSVLGGGQQQQTAPAGGGLMGTLNRALDSDGDGSALDDLIGMFGGSGQRR, encoded by the coding sequence ATGATGGACATCTTCAACATGCTCGGCGGAATGGGACAGGCGCAGCAGACTGTCGCGCGGCAGACCGGGGCCAGCCCGGACCAGACGCAGGCGGCCATGCAGGCGGCGCTGCCGCTGCTGCTGGGCGCCCTGACCCGCAACGCCACGCAGCCCGGCGGCCTGGACGCCCTGAGCGGCGCCCTGAACCGCCACGATGGCAGCGCCCTGGACGCCTTCACGCAGGGGCAGGCGCCCGACACGCAGGACGGCCAGAAGATCCTGGGGCACGTGTTCGGAGGGCAGCAGACCCAGGCGGCGCAGGCCGTCAGCCGACGCGCCGGGATCGACCCGCAGATGGCCATGCAGATCATGAGCATGCTGGCCCCGCTGGTGCTGGCGTACCTGAGCCGCCAGAAGCAGGGGCAGGGAACGCAGGGTGGCGGCGCCGACCTGGGCAGCGTCCTGGGCGGCCTGCTCGGTGGCGGCGCGGCCGGTGGACTGGGCGGCATGCTCGGCGGGATGCTGGGCGGCGGCGCACAGCCTCAAGCGCAGACCGGCCGCGCACCGGCCTCCACGGGCGGCGACCTGGGCGGCCTGCTGGGCAGCGTCCTGGGCGGCGGGCAGCAGCAGCAGACGGCCCCGGCCGGCGGCGGCCTGATGGGCACCCTGAACCGCGCGCTGGACAGTGACGGGGACGGCAGCGCCCTGGACGACCTGATCGGCATGTTCGGCGGTTCCGGCCAGCGCCGCTGA
- the cysK gene encoding cysteine synthase A, which translates to MIESLIGHTPLVQLQRVTEPGMADVFVKLEGQNPGGSIKDRTALGLVEDAERRGLLKPGGTIVEPTSGNTGIGLAQVAAAKGYRLILCMPAQMSEERKRTLAAYGAELVLTDPERRMLAAIEEAEAIAERTGAVMMGQFTNPANPAVHEATTGPELWEQMEGRIDAFVYGSGTGGTISGVGRYLKRMNPAVQIIACEPARSNVLSGGERGEHGFQGMGPGFVPANLDRSVIDDVIAVWEEDAYPLARRLAREEGIFVGMSSGAMAWAALDVARRLGPGKRVATIACDTGARYLTTSLFQSEQDTPPGYRPRSRERTDS; encoded by the coding sequence ATGATCGAGTCGCTCATCGGCCACACGCCCCTGGTGCAGTTGCAACGCGTCACGGAACCCGGCATGGCCGACGTGTTCGTGAAACTGGAGGGCCAGAACCCCGGCGGGAGCATCAAGGACCGCACCGCGCTGGGACTGGTCGAGGACGCCGAACGGCGCGGCCTGCTGAAACCCGGCGGGACCATCGTGGAACCCACCAGCGGCAACACCGGCATCGGGCTGGCGCAGGTGGCGGCCGCCAAGGGCTACCGGCTGATCCTGTGCATGCCCGCCCAGATGAGCGAGGAACGCAAGCGCACGCTCGCGGCGTACGGCGCGGAACTCGTCCTGACCGACCCCGAGCGGCGCATGCTGGCCGCCATCGAGGAGGCCGAGGCCATCGCCGAGCGCACCGGCGCGGTCATGATGGGCCAGTTCACCAACCCCGCCAACCCCGCCGTGCACGAGGCCACGACCGGCCCGGAACTGTGGGAGCAGATGGAGGGCCGCATCGACGCGTTCGTGTACGGCAGCGGCACCGGCGGCACCATCAGTGGCGTCGGTCGTTACCTCAAGCGCATGAATCCGGCGGTGCAGATCATCGCCTGCGAACCCGCCCGCAGCAACGTCCTGAGCGGCGGCGAACGCGGCGAGCATGGCTTCCAGGGCATGGGGCCCGGTTTCGTACCTGCCAACCTGGACCGCAGCGTCATCGACGACGTGATCGCGGTGTGGGAGGAGGACGCCTACCCGCTGGCCCGTCGCCTGGCACGCGAGGAAGGCATCTTCGTGGGCATGAGCAGCGGCGCGATGGCCTGGGCCGCGCTGGACGTCGCCCGCCGCCTGGGGCCGGGAAAGCGCGTGGCGACCATCGCCTGCGACACCGGCGCCCGTTACCTGACGACCAGTCTGTTCCAGAGCGAGCAGGACACCCCGCCCGGCTACCGTCCCCGCTCACGCGAACGCACGGACAGCTGA
- a CDS encoding PRC-barrel domain-containing protein gives MIKAKEILGRPVIAISTGEKIETVHDVIFDHQANQVLGLLVDEGGWFSAAKAVPFVQVRSIGEDAIMVADPDAVTTTREDGRLKEALDSKSSLIGLTLLTTDGQNLGRIADVFFDEHTGRVEGYEATGGLFADLSSGRTFVPVPESVQIGADTAIVPVEVASAMQEQDDGGLRGALQSAGQAVAGAYTGAADSVKDAYENIAEATRERQKEYVVGKTAGGDITAGDGRVIVSKGETITAAQADEAETAGKLAALATAATGGVIADAYGSARDRVQDTYADVKDATAERQKAYVTGKIASSDISTDTGEVIVAFGDTITAEHAARAEQTGRLGALTAAATAGAISEAYGSARDRVQESYADVQDATAERQKAYVTGKTASREIATDAGEVIVPAGATITSFQADRAEQTGRLAALTAAATGGAIGSGVQGLRERAALDPNTLEAAVGRRARSDVRAPGGSLVAAQGQIVTPAIADRARHLGVQQALIDATTGGASGPAAGTAVAGGLASVGEGAGNLIDRARAWLGDKREQASEVIDQRQQEAEEQKVRDALGRPVTRVILAPDDSIILNIGEIVTNRAVQAARDGNVLDILVSSVSRDMPHIDPLASRPDATGEAALPEQDAPDSQPPR, from the coding sequence ATGATCAAAGCTAAGGAAATCCTCGGCCGTCCCGTCATCGCCATCAGCACCGGCGAGAAGATCGAAACCGTTCACGACGTCATCTTCGACCATCAGGCCAATCAGGTGCTGGGTCTGCTGGTCGACGAGGGGGGCTGGTTCAGCGCCGCCAAGGCCGTGCCCTTCGTGCAGGTCCGCTCCATCGGCGAGGACGCCATCATGGTCGCCGACCCCGACGCCGTCACCACCACCCGCGAGGACGGCCGCCTGAAAGAGGCGCTGGACAGCAAGAGCAGCCTGATCGGCCTGACGCTGCTGACCACCGACGGGCAGAACCTGGGCCGCATCGCCGACGTGTTCTTCGACGAGCACACCGGCCGCGTGGAAGGGTACGAGGCCACCGGCGGCCTGTTCGCCGACCTCAGCAGCGGCCGCACCTTCGTGCCGGTCCCCGAGAGCGTGCAGATCGGCGCGGACACCGCCATCGTGCCGGTCGAGGTCGCCAGCGCCATGCAGGAACAGGACGACGGTGGGCTGCGCGGGGCGCTCCAGAGCGCCGGTCAGGCCGTTGCCGGGGCGTACACCGGCGCGGCCGACAGCGTGAAGGACGCCTACGAGAATATCGCCGAGGCCACCCGCGAACGCCAGAAGGAGTACGTGGTCGGCAAGACCGCCGGGGGCGACATCACCGCCGGGGACGGCCGCGTGATCGTCTCCAAGGGCGAAACCATCACCGCCGCACAGGCCGACGAGGCCGAAACCGCCGGGAAACTCGCCGCGCTCGCCACCGCCGCCACCGGCGGAGTGATCGCCGACGCCTACGGCAGCGCCCGTGACCGCGTGCAGGACACCTACGCCGACGTGAAGGACGCCACCGCCGAACGTCAGAAAGCCTACGTGACCGGCAAGATCGCCAGCAGCGACATCAGCACCGACACGGGCGAGGTGATCGTCGCCTTCGGGGACACCATCACCGCCGAACACGCCGCGCGCGCCGAACAGACCGGCCGCCTCGGTGCCCTGACGGCCGCCGCGACCGCCGGAGCCATCAGCGAGGCCTACGGCAGCGCCCGCGACCGCGTGCAGGAATCCTACGCCGACGTGCAGGACGCCACCGCCGAACGCCAGAAAGCCTACGTGACCGGCAAGACCGCCAGCCGCGAGATCGCCACCGACGCCGGTGAGGTCATCGTGCCGGCCGGCGCGACCATCACCTCCTTCCAGGCGGACCGCGCCGAGCAGACCGGCCGACTGGCCGCCCTGACCGCCGCCGCGACCGGCGGGGCCATCGGGAGCGGCGTGCAGGGTCTGCGGGAACGCGCCGCCCTGGACCCGAACACCCTGGAAGCTGCGGTGGGACGCCGTGCCCGCAGCGACGTGCGCGCCCCTGGTGGGAGCCTCGTGGCGGCGCAGGGGCAGATCGTCACGCCCGCCATCGCGGACCGCGCCCGGCACCTGGGCGTGCAGCAGGCCCTGATCGACGCCACCACCGGCGGCGCGTCCGGCCCGGCTGCCGGAACCGCCGTCGCGGGCGGACTGGCCAGCGTCGGCGAGGGCGCCGGGAACCTGATCGACCGCGCCAGGGCGTGGCTGGGCGACAAGCGCGAGCAGGCCAGTGAGGTCATCGACCAGCGCCAGCAGGAAGCCGAGGAGCAGAAGGTCCGCGACGCCCTGGGCCGCCCCGTGACCCGCGTGATCCTCGCGCCCGACGACTCGATCATCCTGAACATCGGCGAGATCGTCACCAACCGCGCCGTGCAGGCCGCCCGCGACGGGAACGTGCTGGACATCCTGGTCAGCAGCGTCAGCCGGGACATGCCGCACATCGACCCGCTGGCCAGCCGCCCCGACGCGACCGGCGAGGCCGCGCTGCCCGAACAGGACGCCCCGGACAGCCAGCCCCCCCGCTAG